The following proteins are co-located in the Massilia litorea genome:
- the rodA gene encoding rod shape-determining protein RodA, with product MAYYPERRSLSRRLKPYFTVFDWPLAMVLFMLLTTSVITMSSAGAEFPGRVEAQMRNFLLAFVVMWLAALVPPQTLMRLAVPVYTFGVTLLIAVAAFGIIKKGARRWLHVGVDIQPSEIMKIATPLMLAWYFQNRAKIGSWKSFAVAAVLLVVPFALIAKQPDLGTALLVGASGFYVIFLAGLSWKVLIGLAVGGAACLPVAWSMMHDYQRERIMTLIDPTSDPLGKGFHIIQSTIAIGSGGVMGKGYGKGTQGQLEFVPEQTTDFLFSVYSEEFGLVGNLFLLVIYLLLIGRGMMIAANAPNLFSRLLAGAITMIFFTYAFVNMGMVSGILPVVGVPLPFMSYGGTAFITLGLGAGILMSIQRHRKLVQT from the coding sequence ATGGCCTATTATCCGGAGCGGCGTTCCCTCAGCCGCCGGCTGAAGCCGTATTTCACCGTCTTCGACTGGCCGCTCGCCATGGTCCTGTTCATGCTGCTGACCACGAGCGTGATCACGATGTCCTCCGCCGGGGCCGAATTCCCGGGCCGCGTCGAAGCGCAGATGCGCAACTTCCTGCTCGCCTTCGTCGTCATGTGGCTGGCGGCCCTGGTGCCGCCGCAAACGCTGATGCGCCTGGCGGTGCCGGTGTACACCTTCGGCGTCACGTTGCTCATTGCGGTGGCGGCATTCGGCATCATCAAGAAGGGCGCGCGGCGCTGGCTACACGTGGGCGTCGACATCCAGCCTTCCGAGATCATGAAGATCGCGACGCCGCTGATGCTGGCCTGGTATTTCCAGAACCGCGCCAAGATCGGCAGCTGGAAGTCGTTCGCGGTGGCGGCCGTGCTGCTGGTCGTGCCTTTCGCGCTGATCGCCAAGCAGCCCGACCTCGGCACGGCACTGCTGGTCGGCGCCTCCGGCTTCTACGTCATTTTCCTGGCCGGCCTGTCGTGGAAGGTGCTGATCGGGCTGGCCGTGGGCGGCGCGGCCTGCCTGCCGGTGGCCTGGTCGATGATGCACGACTACCAGCGCGAACGCATCATGACGCTGATCGATCCGACCTCCGACCCGCTCGGCAAGGGCTTCCACATCATCCAGTCGACCATCGCGATCGGCTCGGGCGGCGTGATGGGCAAAGGTTATGGAAAAGGCACGCAAGGCCAGCTCGAATTCGTGCCCGAACAGACGACCGACTTCCTGTTCTCGGTGTATTCGGAAGAATTTGGACTGGTCGGCAACCTATTTCTTTTGGTAATCTATCTGCTGCTGATCGGCCGCGGCATGATGATCGCGGCGAACGCACCGAATCTGTTCTCGCGGCTGCTGGCCGGCGCGATCACGATGATTTTCTTCACGTATGCCTTTGTCAACATGGGCATGGTGAGCGGCATCCTGCCCGTGGTGGGCGTGCCCTTGCCGTTCATGAGCTATGGCGGCACCGCGTTCATCACACTGGGCCTCGGCGCCGGCATATTGATGAGCATACAAAGGCACCGGAAACTGGTGCAGACATAA
- a CDS encoding SPOR domain-containing protein, producing the protein MLRFVFWALLCANALLFAWGHGFLGGAEPEQREPARLRNQLAADKLVLLTSAQAQAIAQAAAPAETAAESSAAAEVPAKAAAPAAAPAAPAVACVETDAFPAFEARRFETRLARLDLGERQTRLTVPFQEVTSHLVYLPPQGGKEGADRRTTELRERGVTNSFVMQGDSPLRWAISLGVFKSEAAARSEAARLTKLGIANVRILPRGPQSQRFAYRFRDIDAEIRNRIVEAGRGLPTAVLHVCR; encoded by the coding sequence TTGTTGAGATTCGTATTCTGGGCTTTGCTGTGCGCGAACGCGCTGCTGTTCGCCTGGGGCCACGGTTTCCTGGGCGGTGCCGAGCCTGAACAGCGCGAGCCGGCGCGCCTGCGCAACCAGCTCGCGGCCGACAAGCTGGTGCTGCTGACCAGCGCCCAGGCACAGGCGATCGCGCAGGCCGCCGCGCCCGCCGAGACGGCTGCTGAATCGAGTGCGGCGGCCGAGGTGCCGGCGAAGGCCGCGGCCCCTGCCGCCGCGCCGGCTGCGCCCGCCGTCGCCTGTGTCGAGACCGATGCCTTCCCGGCCTTCGAGGCGCGCCGCTTCGAGACGCGCCTGGCGCGGCTCGACCTGGGCGAGCGCCAGACGCGGCTGACGGTGCCGTTCCAGGAAGTGACGAGCCACCTGGTCTACCTGCCGCCGCAGGGCGGCAAGGAAGGCGCCGACCGCCGCACGACGGAGCTGCGCGAACGCGGCGTGACCAACTCCTTCGTGATGCAGGGCGACTCGCCTTTGAGGTGGGCGATCTCGCTCGGCGTCTTCAAGAGCGAGGCGGCGGCGCGCAGCGAAGCGGCGCGCCTGACGAAACTGGGGATTGCCAACGTGCGCATCCTGCCGCGCGGGCCGCAATCGCAGCGGTTTGCGTACCGGTTCCGGGATATCGATGCGGAGATCCGCAACCGGATCGTCGAGGCCGGGCGCGGATTGCCGACAGCGGTTTTACACGTTTGCCGGTAA
- the mreC gene encoding rod shape-determining protein MreC: MDYSPPPLFKQGAPARVKVTVFAILSLTLLVVDAHMHVLNTVRQVAATVLYPLQMAALMPRDAVSSMGGYFSSLSSLQNEVRDLKNQQVAQAQAMQQAQLQMAENAHLRRLLEAREYLPVASIMGEILYDARDPSTRRIVLDRGTRNGVQLGLPVIDNAGVIGQVTRVFPFTSEVTLLTDKEQAIPVQVLRSGLRSIAYGRGRSGLLDLRFVAPDADIQVGDVIVTSGLDGMYPAGLAVAKVMQVEKVAAGAFGRVVCQPLGGIDRNRQLLIVMSGAARAPRPAEPPAPPVHGASRRNLPKMDPVPVPPLAAAPLPAQGLPTQPGANSPAGTGAAAPAAPAPAATVPAPAGAQHPGVRPAAAPAATPPAATGTPPAATGAAHPAAPPTTTAAPAAKTTATQPVPAPRKEGA; this comes from the coding sequence ATGGATTACAGTCCTCCGCCGCTTTTCAAACAGGGCGCCCCAGCGCGGGTGAAGGTGACGGTGTTCGCGATCTTGTCGCTGACGCTGCTGGTGGTCGACGCCCACATGCACGTATTGAACACCGTGCGCCAGGTCGCCGCCACCGTACTCTATCCGCTGCAGATGGCCGCGCTCATGCCGCGCGACGCCGTCTCCAGCATGGGCGGCTATTTTTCCTCGCTGTCGAGCCTGCAGAACGAAGTGCGCGACCTGAAGAACCAGCAGGTGGCCCAGGCCCAGGCCATGCAGCAGGCCCAGCTCCAGATGGCCGAGAACGCTCACCTGCGGCGCCTGCTGGAGGCGCGCGAGTACCTGCCGGTGGCGTCGATCATGGGCGAGATCCTGTACGACGCGCGCGACCCGTCGACCCGCCGCATCGTGCTCGATCGCGGTACCCGCAACGGCGTGCAGCTCGGGCTGCCGGTGATCGACAACGCCGGCGTCATCGGCCAGGTGACCCGCGTCTTCCCGTTCACCTCGGAAGTGACCCTGCTGACCGACAAGGAGCAGGCGATTCCGGTGCAGGTGCTGCGCTCGGGCCTGCGCAGCATCGCCTATGGCCGCGGGCGCTCCGGACTGCTCGACCTGCGTTTCGTCGCGCCCGACGCCGACATCCAGGTCGGCGACGTGATCGTCACCTCGGGCCTGGACGGCATGTATCCGGCCGGCCTCGCCGTGGCGAAAGTCATGCAGGTCGAGAAGGTGGCCGCCGGCGCTTTCGGGCGCGTGGTCTGCCAGCCGCTCGGCGGCATCGACCGCAACCGCCAGCTGCTGATCGTGATGTCGGGCGCGGCGCGCGCGCCGCGTCCGGCCGAACCGCCGGCGCCGCCGGTGCACGGCGCCAGCCGCCGCAACCTGCCGAAGATGGATCCGGTGCCGGTGCCGCCGCTGGCGGCTGCTCCGCTGCCGGCGCAGGGCCTGCCGACCCAGCCCGGCGCCAACAGCCCGGCCGGGACCGGCGCGGCCGCACCTGCCGCGCCTGCGCCCGCCGCCACCGTTCCCGCGCCCGCCGGCGCGCAGCATCCGGGTGTCAGGCCGGCCGCTGCGCCAGCGGCCACGCCGCCCGCCGCGACCGGCACGCCGCCCGCCGCAACCGGCGCTGCGCATCCGGCCGCGCCGCCAACAACCACGGCCGCACCGGCTGCAAAAACAACGGCCACGCAGCCTGTGCCTGCGCCACGCAAGGAGGGCGCGTAA
- the gatC gene encoding Asp-tRNA(Asn)/Glu-tRNA(Gln) amidotransferase subunit GatC codes for MSLTLSDVKRIANLAQLEMDDAHAETALGELNGIFALAEQMQAVDTSGVAPLSHPIAAIMALPLRLRDDVVTEENRRDDYQAPAPKAQDGLYLVPKVIE; via the coding sequence ATGTCCCTGACTCTTTCAGACGTAAAACGCATCGCCAACCTGGCGCAGCTCGAGATGGACGATGCCCACGCCGAGACCGCACTGGGCGAGTTGAACGGCATCTTCGCCCTGGCCGAACAGATGCAGGCGGTCGACACCAGCGGTGTTGCGCCGTTGTCGCATCCGATCGCCGCGATCATGGCGCTGCCGCTGCGCCTGCGCGACGACGTGGTCACCGAAGAAAACCGCCGCGACGACTACCAGGCGCCCGCGCCGAAAGCCCAGGACGGCCTGTACCTGGTGCCGAAGGTCATCGAGTAA
- a CDS encoding septal ring lytic transglycosylase RlpA family protein — protein MTAPRLLPAVIALAALMTGCGSTGEHKSLIPLPWQHKVTSHHGDVALPAAGSGRGGYYKDDGPGRDIPPGLELVPDAIVRAEPYAKWANRPYSVFGQTYNPILHEEPFTQRGVASWYGVKFHGQRTSSGEPYDMYKMTAAHPTLPIPSYARVTSIATGKSVVVRINDRGPFHASRIIDVSYTAALKLGLLGKGSHEVEIERLFPNDPARVATVRREATSQAQALDVTPAPPDVAALMLEDRMTSDSAAAVKVAPAGFWLQLGAYSRADKAQEMSRRLADTGLGSLEVTPAGSVHRLYGGPFGTRDEAQQAARALPPELGLKPIVVKR, from the coding sequence ATGACCGCTCCGAGATTACTCCCAGCGGTCATCGCCCTCGCGGCCTTGATGACCGGATGCGGATCCACCGGCGAACACAAAAGCCTGATTCCGCTGCCTTGGCAGCATAAAGTGACAAGCCACCATGGCGACGTCGCCTTGCCCGCGGCCGGCTCCGGCCGCGGCGGCTACTACAAGGACGACGGCCCGGGACGCGACATCCCGCCCGGCCTGGAGCTGGTCCCGGACGCCATCGTGCGCGCCGAGCCCTACGCCAAGTGGGCGAACCGTCCGTATTCCGTGTTCGGCCAGACCTATAATCCGATCCTGCACGAAGAGCCGTTCACCCAGCGCGGCGTGGCCAGCTGGTACGGGGTGAAATTCCACGGCCAGCGCACCTCCTCGGGCGAGCCCTACGACATGTACAAGATGACGGCCGCGCATCCGACGCTGCCGATCCCGTCCTATGCGCGCGTCACCAGCATCGCCACCGGCAAGTCGGTCGTGGTGCGCATCAACGACCGCGGCCCCTTCCACGCCAGCCGCATCATCGACGTCTCCTACACGGCGGCGCTGAAGCTCGGCTTGCTGGGCAAGGGCAGCCACGAAGTCGAGATCGAGCGCCTGTTCCCGAACGACCCGGCGCGCGTGGCGACCGTGCGCCGCGAGGCCACCTCGCAGGCGCAAGCGCTCGACGTGACGCCGGCGCCGCCGGACGTCGCGGCGCTGATGCTCGAAGACCGCATGACGTCGGACAGCGCCGCAGCAGTAAAAGTCGCGCCGGCGGGGTTCTGGCTGCAGCTCGGCGCCTACAGCCGTGCGGACAAGGCGCAGGAGATGAGCCGGCGCCTGGCGGACACGGGCCTCGGCAGCCTCGAAGTCACCCCCGCCGGTTCCGTGCACCGCTTATATGGCGGGCCGTTCGGCACGCGCGACGAGGCGCAGCAGGCAGCCAGGGCGCTGCCGCCGGAGCTGGGCTTGAAGCCGATCGTGGTGAAGCGGTAG
- a CDS encoding rod shape-determining protein, which yields MFGSLRSYFSNDLAIDLGTANTLIYVRGQGIVLDEPSVVAIRQQGGPNGKKTIQAVGKKAKQMLGKVPGNIEAIRPMKDGVIADFTVTEEMLKQFIRMVHDSKFFRPSPRIIICVPCGSTQVERRAIRESALGAGASQVFLIEEPMAAALGAGLPVSDATGSMVVDIGGGTTEVGIISLGGMVYKGSVRVGGDKFDEAIVNYIRRNYGMLIGEQTAEAIKKAIGSAFPGSEVKEMEVKGRNLSEGIPRAFTISSNEILEALTDPLNNIVSAVKNALEQTPPELGADIAEKGMMLTGGGALLRDLDRLLMEETGLPVLVAEDPLTCVVRGSGMALEHNDKLGSIFSYE from the coding sequence ATGTTTGGTTCTTTACGCAGTTACTTCTCGAACGACCTGGCCATCGACCTGGGTACCGCCAACACGCTGATCTATGTGCGCGGCCAGGGCATCGTGCTGGACGAGCCATCGGTCGTTGCGATCCGCCAGCAGGGCGGCCCGAACGGCAAGAAGACGATCCAGGCGGTCGGCAAGAAGGCCAAGCAGATGCTGGGCAAGGTACCGGGCAATATCGAGGCGATCCGCCCGATGAAGGACGGCGTCATCGCCGACTTCACCGTCACCGAAGAGATGCTCAAGCAGTTCATCCGCATGGTGCATGACTCGAAGTTCTTCCGCCCGTCGCCGCGCATCATCATCTGCGTGCCTTGCGGTTCGACCCAGGTCGAGCGCCGCGCGATCCGCGAATCGGCGCTCGGCGCCGGCGCCTCGCAGGTGTTCCTGATCGAAGAGCCGATGGCTGCCGCGCTTGGCGCCGGCCTGCCGGTGTCGGACGCGACCGGCTCGATGGTGGTCGACATCGGCGGCGGCACCACGGAAGTGGGTATCATCTCGCTGGGCGGCATGGTGTATAAAGGTTCGGTGCGCGTCGGCGGCGACAAGTTCGACGAAGCCATCGTCAACTACATCCGCCGCAACTACGGCATGCTGATCGGCGAACAGACCGCCGAAGCGATCAAGAAGGCCATCGGTTCGGCCTTCCCTGGTTCGGAAGTGAAGGAAATGGAAGTCAAGGGCCGCAACCTGTCCGAAGGCATCCCGCGCGCGTTCACGATCTCGTCGAACGAGATCCTGGAAGCGCTGACCGACCCGCTGAACAACATCGTCTCGGCGGTGAAGAACGCACTCGAGCAGACCCCGCCGGAACTGGGCGCCGACATCGCCGAGAAGGGCATGATGCTGACCGGCGGCGGCGCACTGCTGCGCGACCTCGATCGCCTCCTGATGGAAGAGACCGGCCTGCCGGTACTGGTCGCCGAAGACCCGCTCACCTGCGTGGTGCGCGGCTCGGGCATGGCGCTGGAACACAATGACAAGCTGGGCTCCATTTTCTCGTACGAGTAA
- the mrdA gene encoding penicillin-binding protein 2 codes for MTEIKDSDREIHRFRLRLTVLVVMVFLCFGALVARFVWLQVVQHDKYHAQAEDNRIALVPIVPNRGLIVDRNGVVLARNYSAYTLEITPSKLQASMDSVIDELARLVSIEPKDRKRFKRLLEESRSFASVPLRTRLTDDEVARFTAQRFRFPGVEVQARLFRQYPLGEIASHVVGYIGRINTREAEAIEEGDDAANYNGTDYIGKEGLEKKYERYLHGTTGYEEVERSAGGRAIRTLSRRPPVPGSNLILSVDIELQKVVEEAFGDQRGAFVAIDPETGDVLAYVSRPGFDPNLFVDGIDSQSWNELNTSLDKPLMNRPLSGTYPPGSTFKPFMALAALELGKRSKSHGIMDPGFFTLGGHRFNDDVKGGHGYVDLHRSVVVSCDTYYYQLGNDLGIDAIHDFMAPFGFGSQTGIDLEHEKVGVLPSKEWKAERFKKNRAAQKWVGGDTISISIGQGFNNYTIIQLAHAVANLANNGIVMKPHLVKLIEDGATRQRTLTVPKESRRIPLKQENIDFIKQAMVGVTTEAGGTGARAFANAGYVAAGKTGTAQVIGLKGGKYNAHAIDERHRDNALFTAFAPADKPRIAIALVVENAGFGAATAAPIARKALDYYLLGKRPPPPKPDEGAPGAKPVVTAAAVKQAPRAAAPAAPAAGSAALTAPATTKE; via the coding sequence ATGACCGAAATTAAAGACAGCGACCGCGAGATCCACCGCTTCCGCCTGCGCCTGACGGTGCTGGTGGTGATGGTCTTCCTCTGCTTCGGCGCCCTGGTGGCGCGCTTCGTCTGGCTGCAGGTCGTCCAGCACGACAAATACCATGCCCAGGCCGAAGACAACCGCATCGCGCTGGTGCCGATCGTGCCGAACCGCGGCCTGATCGTCGACCGCAACGGCGTGGTCCTGGCGCGTAATTACTCCGCCTATACGCTCGAGATCACGCCCTCGAAACTGCAGGCCAGCATGGACTCGGTGATCGACGAACTGGCCAGGCTGGTGTCGATCGAGCCGAAGGACCGCAAGCGCTTCAAGCGCCTGCTGGAAGAGTCGCGCAGCTTCGCCAGCGTGCCGCTGCGCACGAGGCTCACCGACGACGAGGTGGCGCGCTTCACCGCGCAGCGCTTCCGCTTCCCTGGCGTCGAGGTGCAGGCCCGCCTGTTCCGCCAGTACCCGCTGGGCGAGATCGCCTCGCACGTGGTCGGCTACATCGGCCGCATCAACACGCGCGAAGCCGAGGCGATCGAGGAAGGCGACGACGCCGCCAACTACAACGGCACCGACTACATCGGCAAGGAAGGCCTCGAGAAGAAATACGAGCGCTACCTGCACGGCACCACCGGCTACGAAGAGGTCGAGCGCTCGGCCGGCGGGCGCGCGATCCGCACGCTGTCGCGCCGGCCTCCGGTCCCGGGCAGCAACCTGATCCTGTCGGTCGACATCGAACTGCAGAAGGTGGTCGAGGAAGCCTTCGGCGACCAGCGCGGCGCCTTTGTCGCCATCGATCCCGAAACCGGCGACGTGCTGGCCTATGTCTCGCGTCCGGGCTTCGACCCGAACCTGTTCGTCGACGGCATCGACAGCCAGAGCTGGAACGAGCTGAATACCTCGCTCGACAAACCGCTGATGAACCGTCCGCTGTCGGGCACCTATCCGCCCGGCTCGACCTTCAAGCCCTTCATGGCGCTGGCTGCGCTCGAGCTGGGCAAACGCAGCAAGAGCCACGGCATCATGGATCCCGGTTTCTTCACGCTCGGCGGGCACCGCTTCAACGACGACGTCAAGGGCGGGCACGGCTATGTCGACCTGCATCGTTCGGTCGTGGTCTCGTGCGACACCTATTACTACCAGCTCGGCAACGACCTCGGGATCGACGCCATCCATGACTTCATGGCGCCGTTCGGCTTCGGCTCCCAGACCGGCATCGACCTCGAGCACGAAAAGGTCGGTGTCCTGCCCTCGAAGGAGTGGAAGGCCGAGCGCTTCAAGAAGAACCGCGCGGCGCAGAAGTGGGTCGGCGGCGACACGATCTCGATCAGCATCGGCCAGGGCTTTAACAACTACACCATCATCCAGCTGGCGCACGCGGTGGCCAACCTCGCCAACAACGGTATCGTGATGAAGCCGCACCTGGTGAAACTGATCGAGGACGGCGCCACGCGCCAGCGCACGCTCACCGTGCCGAAGGAGAGCCGCCGCATCCCGCTCAAGCAGGAGAACATCGACTTCATCAAGCAGGCGATGGTGGGCGTGACCACCGAGGCGGGCGGCACCGGCGCGCGGGCATTTGCCAACGCCGGCTATGTCGCGGCCGGCAAGACGGGTACGGCCCAGGTGATCGGCCTGAAGGGCGGCAAGTACAACGCCCATGCAATCGACGAGCGCCATCGCGACAACGCCCTGTTCACGGCATTCGCACCGGCCGACAAGCCGCGCATCGCGATCGCGCTGGTGGTCGAGAACGCGGGCTTCGGCGCGGCGACGGCGGCGCCGATCGCGCGCAAAGCGCTCGACTATTACCTGCTCGGCAAGCGTCCGCCGCCGCCGAAGCCGGACGAAGGCGCGCCCGGCGCCAAGCCGGTCGTCACCGCGGCCGCCGTCAAACAGGCGCCCAGGGCCGCGGCGCCGGCTGCACCGGCCGCAGGCTCGGCCGCGCTGACCGCGCCCGCCACCACCAAGGAGTAA
- a CDS encoding type III pantothenate kinase, translating into MLLLIDAGNTRVKWALAAPGAAPGEWIELGAVLHADLDAAAAAWQGQGVTRALVSNVAGAALRERLAALLLPIETEWFASSAARAGLVNGYREPERLGCDRFAAAIGARALAPDQPLVVATCGTATTVDAVTSEGRFVGGMILPGLALMAGSLAKNTAQLPQAAPGAAPPPQFADNTNDAIVSGCLSAQAGAIERAVAAHANALCILSGGAAPYIAPALKCRYRMADNIVLVGLHAVARAGTSMEDGTC; encoded by the coding sequence ATGCTGCTCCTGATCGATGCCGGGAATACCCGGGTGAAGTGGGCGCTGGCCGCGCCGGGTGCTGCGCCCGGCGAATGGATCGAGCTGGGCGCAGTGCTGCATGCCGACCTCGACGCCGCTGCCGCCGCCTGGCAAGGCCAGGGCGTGACGCGGGCGCTCGTATCGAACGTGGCCGGTGCCGCCTTGCGCGAGCGCCTCGCCGCCCTGCTGCTGCCGATCGAGACCGAATGGTTCGCCTCCAGCGCCGCACGCGCGGGCCTGGTCAACGGCTACCGCGAACCGGAACGCCTGGGCTGCGACCGCTTCGCCGCGGCGATAGGCGCACGGGCCCTGGCGCCGGACCAGCCGCTGGTGGTGGCCACCTGCGGTACGGCGACCACGGTCGACGCGGTGACGAGCGAGGGCCGTTTCGTCGGCGGCATGATCCTGCCCGGCCTGGCGTTGATGGCGGGCTCCCTGGCGAAAAACACGGCGCAGCTGCCGCAGGCTGCGCCGGGCGCCGCGCCGCCGCCGCAGTTTGCCGACAATACGAATGACGCCATCGTGTCCGGCTGCCTGTCGGCCCAGGCCGGCGCGATCGAACGCGCGGTTGCGGCGCATGCGAACGCGCTCTGCATCCTGTCGGGCGGCGCCGCACCCTATATCGCACCGGCACTCAAGTGCAGGTACCGGATGGCCGATAATATCGTGCTGGTCGGCCTGCACGCGGTGGCGCGGGCCGGGACATCCATGGAGGACGGGACTTGTTGA
- the mreD gene encoding rod shape-determining protein MreD has translation MPGARPNYILLPVSPLFIAFSLTCAFMLNLLPWGQWTGAPDFVALVLVFWGIHQPRKVGIGVAFAMGLLMDVHDATLLGENALAYTLLSYVATMIHRRVLWFPVLTQAMHVFPLLLLAQAIQSFVHFFATGRFPGWLHFIESAVAVALWPVITWLLLAPQRRAVDRDHTRPI, from the coding sequence ATGCCCGGAGCACGTCCCAACTACATCCTGCTGCCGGTCAGCCCGCTGTTCATCGCGTTCAGCCTGACCTGCGCCTTCATGCTCAACCTGCTGCCCTGGGGCCAGTGGACCGGCGCCCCCGATTTCGTGGCGCTGGTGCTGGTCTTCTGGGGCATCCACCAGCCGCGAAAGGTCGGCATCGGCGTCGCCTTTGCCATGGGCCTGCTGATGGACGTGCACGACGCCACGCTGCTGGGCGAGAACGCGCTGGCCTATACGCTGCTGTCGTACGTCGCCACGATGATCCACCGCCGCGTGCTGTGGTTCCCGGTGCTGACCCAGGCCATGCACGTGTTCCCGCTGCTGCTGCTGGCGCAGGCGATCCAGTCCTTCGTGCACTTCTTCGCCACCGGCCGCTTCCCCGGCTGGCTGCATTTCATCGAAAGCGCGGTCGCGGTCGCCCTGTGGCCGGTCATCACCTGGCTGCTGCTGGCGCCGCAGCGCCGCGCCGTGGACCGCGACCACACCCGCCCGATCTGA
- the gatA gene encoding Asp-tRNA(Asn)/Glu-tRNA(Gln) amidotransferase subunit GatA, whose translation MHNKTIKELSALLQAKQVSSTELTRHFLDRIAASGHNAFLHVDPALSLAQAAAADARIAEGSAGPLTGVPIAHKDIFVTRDWRTTAGSKMLANYVSPFDATVVDRFNAAGMVTLGKVNCDEFAMGSANENSAFGPVKNPWDALAVPGGSSGGSAAAIAARLAPAATATDTGGSIRQPAAFCGVTGIKPTYGRVSRFGMIAFASSLDQGGPMAQTAEDCALLLNEMVGHDVRDSTSLTPEQGNLHEDFTRDLDKPLNGLRIGVPSEYFGEGLAADVESAVRAALDQFVALGAVLVDISLPKTALSIPTYYIIAPAEASSNLSRFDGVRYGHRASEYKDLAEMYKKTRAEGFGREVQRRIMVGTYVLCHGYYDAYYVQAQKIRRLIADDFQAAFADKCDVIMGPVAPTVAWDAGSKTNDPVANYLADIFTLSTSLAGLPGMSIPCGFGSGEKNEKRPVGLQIIGNYFSEAKLLNVAHQYQLATDWHQRAPEGV comes from the coding sequence ATGCATAACAAGACCATCAAAGAACTGTCCGCGCTGCTGCAGGCGAAGCAGGTGTCCTCCACCGAGCTCACCCGCCACTTCCTCGACCGCATCGCAGCGAGCGGCCACAACGCCTTCCTGCACGTGGACCCGGCCCTGTCGCTGGCCCAGGCCGCCGCCGCCGATGCCCGCATCGCCGAAGGCAGCGCCGGCCCCCTGACCGGCGTGCCGATCGCCCATAAGGATATCTTCGTCACGCGCGACTGGCGCACGACTGCCGGCTCGAAGATGCTGGCCAACTACGTCAGCCCCTTCGACGCCACCGTGGTCGACCGCTTCAATGCGGCCGGCATGGTCACGCTCGGCAAAGTGAACTGCGACGAATTCGCGATGGGCTCGGCGAACGAGAACTCCGCCTTCGGTCCGGTGAAGAACCCATGGGATGCGCTGGCCGTGCCGGGCGGCTCCTCGGGCGGCTCGGCCGCCGCGATCGCCGCGCGCCTGGCGCCGGCCGCGACCGCCACCGACACCGGCGGCTCGATCCGCCAGCCGGCCGCCTTCTGCGGCGTCACCGGCATCAAGCCGACCTATGGCCGCGTCTCGCGCTTCGGCATGATCGCCTTCGCTTCCTCGCTCGACCAGGGCGGCCCGATGGCGCAGACGGCGGAAGACTGCGCCCTGCTGCTGAACGAAATGGTCGGCCACGACGTGCGCGACTCGACCAGCCTGACGCCCGAACAAGGCAACCTGCACGAAGATTTTACGCGCGACCTGGACAAGCCATTGAACGGCCTGCGCATCGGCGTGCCTTCGGAATACTTCGGCGAAGGCCTGGCCGCCGACGTGGAAAGCGCCGTGCGCGCCGCGCTCGATCAATTCGTGGCACTGGGCGCCGTGCTGGTCGATATTTCGCTGCCGAAGACGGCGCTGTCGATCCCGACCTACTACATCATCGCCCCGGCCGAGGCCTCCTCGAACCTGTCGCGCTTCGACGGCGTGCGCTACGGCCACCGCGCCAGCGAGTACAAGGACCTGGCGGAGATGTACAAGAAAACCCGCGCCGAAGGTTTCGGCCGCGAAGTCCAGCGCCGCATCATGGTCGGCACCTATGTGCTCTGCCATGGCTACTACGACGCCTACTACGTGCAGGCGCAAAAGATCCGCCGCCTGATCGCCGACGACTTCCAGGCCGCGTTCGCCGACAAGTGCGACGTGATCATGGGCCCGGTGGCGCCGACCGTCGCCTGGGACGCGGGTTCGAAGACCAACGACCCGGTCGCCAACTACCTGGCCGACATTTTTACTTTGTCGACCAGCCTGGCCGGCCTGCCCGGCATGTCGATCCCCTGCGGTTTCGGCAGCGGCGAGAAGAATGAAAAACGTCCGGTCGGCCTGCAAATCATCGGCAACTACTTCAGCGAAGCGAAGCTGCTGAACGTCGCCCACCAGTACCAGCTGGCGACCGACTGGCACCAGCGCGCGCCTGAAGGCGTCTAA